The Rhodobacteraceae bacterium M382 region GCTGTCGTTGGCCCCCTGCCCGCCAAGCCCCAGCTTCTGACGTTCGGCGGCGATCCGCGCCTCGATCACCTCGATCGTCCGGGCAAACTGTTCCAGTCTCGGGTCGGTGTCCTGCGAGATCAGCACCAGTTTGTCCCGTTCAATCAATTCGGTCGCCAGCTGTGACTGCAGCGCGCTCAGCAGCCCCATCTGACCGGCGATATCCGCCTCCGGGTTCACGATCTGATTTTCGATGCGAAAGGCTGTCAGCGCCTTGCGCGCCTCGATCAGGCGGGCGATGGATTTGTCACGTTCCTCGGCCGCATACAGGGTTGCATCGCTTCGGGCGACCGCGCTCATTTCGTTGATCTTGCGGCTGGACTCCAGAAAGACCAGCTCGGCCAGACGGTGCGCGGTTTCGCGCTCAAAGGCAAAGGTGCGGACTTCGATCAGCCCCGATCCCTCGTAATAGACCCGTATCATGCGCGGCCAATATTCGACCAGGTCCTCGATGCTGCTGTCCTGTGTCAGGGTAAAGGCCGGATCAAAATCGGGCTTGGTAAAGGCGGCACGCAGATCCAGCTGCGCATTGACCCGCTCCACCATTTCCTGGCTCTGGATGAATTCATACAGAATGTCGGTGTCCGAAGAACTGGCCGAAGACAGACCGGTCAGCCCGCCCAGAACATCCAGCGCCGATTTGGTTTCTTCGGCGCGCACGGCAAACCCCACGCGGGATTCATACTGATCGACGGCAATAAAAACCATGTAATATATCGTGGCTGCAATCGGGGCCAGCACCAGACAGATAAAGCTGAACAGAATACCCCAATGCCGGGCGCGCACCCGTGTGGGTCCGGCCATGGGCGGCACCGCAAGCGTCGGTCCGGCCCCGGCACCGGCTGCGGCCCCAGCCTGAGGCGACGGCGGTTGAACGGGCTTCAGAGCAGGAGCGGTCTCGGGTTTTCCCTGATCGGACCGCGCTCCGTCTCCGGATTGTGCTGCGGGCTGTGTCACTGCCAATAAACCTTCTCGAAATCTTTTGTCTTCCGCCTCTTATATCACTAAAAGCCGAATGAACACCGCGCAATAATTGCATATGTAAGGCGTCTCACGGCATGACAGCACACCCCGCTCAGGCTCCGCGCACCCGGCGATTGCGCTCGGTGCGGACGATCACGGCGCTGATGCTGCGTGAGATGGCAACATCCTATGGCCGGTCGGTCGTTGGCTATCTCTGGGCGATCATCGAACCCGTTGCCGCCCTGACCCTGATGACCGTGGTGTTCAGCGCCTTCCTCAGAAACCCTGCATTAGGGTCGAATTTCCCGCTGTTCTTTGCCTCGGGATTTCTTGTCTTCAACATCTACGTGGATGTGGGCAACAACGTTGCAAGAGCCGTGCAATATTCCCGCCCGCTCCTGGAATTTCCCGCCGTGACGCCGCTGGATGCCCTGTTGGCGCGATTCCTGTTGAATTTCCTGACACACATCATCGTGATTGCGATCATCCTGATCGGCATCATGGCGATCTATGACCTGAACCAGGTCATGGATTACGAAAAACTCACCCTGGCCATTCTGCTGGCCGGGCTGTTTGCGCTCAGCATCGGGACCTTCAATTGCTACCTGTTCGTCGCCTTCCCGTCCTATGCCCAGATCTGGGCGATCCTGAACCGGCCGATGTTCATCGTGTCCGGCATTTTCTTTCTGTTCGACAGCATCCCCCAGCCCTTTCGGGATTATCTCTGGTTCAATCCCATGGTGCATATCATCGGGCTGACCCGCGCCGGGATCTATCCCACCTATGAGGCCAGCTATGTGTCGGTCCCCTATGTCGTCGGATTGTCGCTGGTCCTGCTGCTGGTCGGTCTGCACATCATGCGCCGCTATCTGCGCGATGCCATGAACCTCTGAGTGAGGGCAGGTCCCGCACAGGCCCCGCACAGGGGACGAACAGGGGGCCACAGAACAGGGGACGAACAGGGGCCGCAGCCCCTTGCCTCACGCCCGGGACAGAACCTTGAGCAGTTTCTGGAACCGCTCGGCCACCCCCGGCTGCAACAGATAGCCACAGTCGATATAGGGCGCGTTGCGAACGTCGCGGTCGTTGAACAGAGCCTGTTTCGGGGTCAGATTTTCAACCCGGTTCCCATATTGCTTGAGAAACGCCCGCTCCACATGCGCAAACAGAAACGGCGGAAACGGGCGCGCTTCGCGCAGATGGGGCTCATAGATCTGTTCCAGCGCCTCCAGCTCGCCCGCAATCTCGCCCCGGCATTTGTCAAAGGCATAGCGCAATTGCGCCGAGGGGATCTTGCTGCCATAGGTCAGGCGGTTCAGCACCCGCAGGGTCTCGGTCTCTCCCGGAGACTGACGCTGGTTGTCACTGCGCGGCCCCGACATGTTCAGCGTCTGTCCCAGAACCTCCCGGCTGAAATGCGCCACGACATCTTCGCCCGATTCCAGAATGTTGTTGTAGGAAAAAATCCGAAGTCTGCGCGGCCCGACGATCTGGGCCCATTTGTCCAGCGCATTCATGTAATTCAGATAGATGCTGGCCATCGGCGCGGACACCTGGTTGTTCAGGAATTCCGGATAGGGGCGGCTGAATCCATGTTTGACCAGCTCCTGCCAGACGGATGGCAACAGATGATCCCACCGGCGCGCGTAATAGATCACCTCTACATTCTGGGTCCCGATCTGTTCGAGCATCGCGCGGATCGCGGGGCTGGGCACATGGGCCAGATTTTCCGAAGACAGGACCAATGTATGCGTATCCGGCAGCGCTGCCAGACTGTCCAGCAAGGCGGGCGACAGTTTGCCCTGTTTCTTCAGCTGCTCGGGGATGCCGTGATGCCCCGGCAAAAGCTGCATGTCCGTGTGGCGTCCGAATTCGGGATACTCGTATCCCTGTTGGTGCAAATGCCGACGGTTCTGAAACAGCGCTTCCTGCAGGCTGCTGGTCCCTGTTTTGGCAGGTCCAATGTGAAAAACAATCTTCTTTTCCATCGTCGCAAAATCTCGGCTGCTCACTGAGTATTCCCGTCTCTGCACAACAGGCAGGCTGCAACGGGCAGGCTAGAGTGTTGTCTTGGCACTCCACCATCTATTTGACCACCCCCAAACGTCGGGTTTCTGCATCACGGATTTGACCCGCCCAGACCCAACTGCTAAGCGCAACCCAACATCAAATTTACAAAATTGCAGGCTCGGCCTTGTCTCGAATCAAATATGCGCTGCGACTGATCTTTCTGTCGCCCCATCAGTTCCTATATGTGCGTCGGATGAAGCGGAGCGGCCTGTTCGATCGCCGGTTCTATACCGAGGTCAACCCGCTGATCCACTGGGTGTTCAAACTCTTCCCCGAGCGCCACTTTGCCCTGTTCGGAGAGGCTGCGGGGCTGTATCCCAATCCCGATTTCTCGCCCAAGGCCTATCTCAAGCACAACCCCGACATCCAGGGCTCCGCAATCCCGCCCTTTGATCATTACCTGCGCATCGGACGTCACGAACAACGGATCACCAAAGATCTGCCCGCTGATGTCGGCGGACAGAACATGCCGCTGCCAAAACTGCGGGGGGCCGCCGCGAACCCGGCCGATTATGCGGTCGTGATCCATGTCTATTACCATGAACTGTGGGAGGAATTCGACGCCAGGCTGAAACTGCTGGACTTCGATTTCGACCTGTTTGTCAGCCTGACCTACAAGGGCGACGAAAGCGATGCGCTGGCAGAGCGGATCCGCGCCGATTGGCCCCAGGCGCGGGTTCTGCCGATGTCCAACCACGGGCGCGACATCTTTCCCTTTATCCATGTGATCAACTCCGGGCTGCTGTCCCCCTACAAGGCGATCTGCAAATTCCACACCAAGAAATCGCCCCACCGTCAGGACGGCGACCATTGGCGCCAGCATCTGATCGACGGCATTCTGCCCGAAACCGGCACCCGGGCGCTGCTGGAACGGTTTGTCGCCGAACCCGATGCCGCCTTTTGGGTGGCCGACGGGCAGCATTTCAACGACACCCAGTGGTGGGGATCGAACAAGACCAAGACCATCGAGCTGTTGCAGCGGATCGAAATCCCGGTTGATCTGGACCGGCTGTCGTTTCCGGCCGGGTCGATGTATTGGCTCAAACCCCAGATCGTGACGCTGTTGCGTGGCCTGCAGCTGGGGGCCGAGGATTTTGACCCCGAACTGGGTCAGACCGACGGCACCGTGGCCCATGCGATCGAACGGGTTCTGGGGGTGATGACCGATGCTGCGGGTCTGCGGATCCTGCAGAGCTCGGAAATCGCCGCCCTGCCCGATCCCGCCCCGGCGCCGGACACGCCCGACTATGTTTCGGCCTTTTACCTGCCCCAGTTCCACCCGACCCCGGAAAACGACGCCTGGTGGGGTGCCGGTTTTACCGAATGGATGGCGGCCACCCGCGCCCGGCCCAATTTTGTCGGCCACGCCCATCCGGTGCTGCCCGCCGATCTGGGCTTTTACGACCTGCGCGTCACCGAAACCCTGGGACAGCAGGCCGCATTGGCCCGCGATGCAGGGATCGACGCATTCTGTGTCTATCACTACTGGTTTGACGGCACCCGCATTCTCGAAGCCCCCATCGACCGGCTGCTGACGCGGCCCGATGTCGACTTCCCGTTTTATCTCTGCTGGGCCAATGAAAGCTGGCGGCGCAACTGGGATGGCATGACCGGCGAGGTGCTGCTGAATCAATCCTATACGCCGGGGTTCGCGGCCAATCTGGCCGAAAGCCTGATCCCCTATTTCAACGATCCCCGCTATCAGCGTCCCGACGGCACCCGGCCCCGGTTCGTGATCTATCGCCCCGAAGACATGCCCGATCCCGCCGGGGCCGTGGCCGAAATGCGCGACACCTGGCGTCGCCTGGGCATTGGCGAGGTCGAATTGGGGGCCGTGCTGTTCCATATCGAAGGCGAAAGCCCGGTGGCCCAGGACCTGTTCGATTTCTGGGTCGAAATGCCGCCGCATGGGCTGGTGGGATCAGACGACTATCTGTTTGGTGGCCCCGACGGCAACCAGATGCAGGCCGGGGTGATGCCCAGCTTTTCGGGGTTGATCTATGATTACAACGCCGTGCGCGAAACCAGCCTGAGCGCACGCTATGCCAACGCATTGCCCGCAAACACCATTGCCGGGATCATGCCCAGCTGGGACAATACCGCGCGGCGCGGGCGCGATGCCCATATGGCCTATGGCGCCAACCCGGTGTCCTTTGAACGCTGGCTGCGCGGCACGCTGCAACAGCGGCTCGGGCGCTCTTATCGGAACGAACTTTTTATCAATGCGTGGAATGAATGGGCGGAAAAGGCCATGCTGGAGCCCACGCAACAATTTGGCGCGGCCAATTTGGATGTTTTAAGGCGTAATTTATGATTGAATTCCATGGTACCTGCCCTGTCTGTGCCTCCACACAAGGGTTCCAAAGCCCGGATGAATGGTTTCGCGACCATCTGATCTGCCGCGGCTGCGGATCAATCCCGCGCGAACGCATTTTCACATGGGCGCTGGAAACCTTTCGCCCCGGCTGGCGTGATATGCAAGTCCACGAATGCTCGCCCTCGGACCGGGCGGTCTCCAAACGGCTGGCCGATGAATGCGCAGGCTATATCGGATCGCAATACTTCCCGGACGTGGACCGCGGCACACTCCGGGACGGGGTGCGCTCGGAAAACCTCGAGGCGCTCACCTTTGCAGATCAGAGCCTGGATTTGCATGTGCATCTGGATGTGATGGAACATGTGAACCGCCCGGACCAGGCCATCCGGGAAATGTGTCGCACCCTGAAACCCGGTGGGTTGGCGATTTTCACCACGCCGATCTATCCGGACAAGGCCGGCAATGAACGCCGCGCGATCTATTTTGACGATGGCGTCGAACATCTGGCTCCGGCCGAATATCATGGCAACCCG contains the following coding sequences:
- a CDS encoding methyltransferase domain-containing protein translates to MIEFHGTCPVCASTQGFQSPDEWFRDHLICRGCGSIPRERIFTWALETFRPGWRDMQVHECSPSDRAVSKRLADECAGYIGSQYFPDVDRGTLRDGVRSENLEALTFADQSLDLHVHLDVMEHVNRPDQAIREMCRTLKPGGLAIFTTPIYPDKAGNERRAIYFDDGVEHLAPAEYHGNPIDEDGGALVTFHFGRNFSTLVRAWEPNFAVTHLIPDDPSIGAVGEFRDVFVLRRIG
- a CDS encoding ABC transporter permease — translated: MTAHPAQAPRTRRLRSVRTITALMLREMATSYGRSVVGYLWAIIEPVAALTLMTVVFSAFLRNPALGSNFPLFFASGFLVFNIYVDVGNNVARAVQYSRPLLEFPAVTPLDALLARFLLNFLTHIIVIAIILIGIMAIYDLNQVMDYEKLTLAILLAGLFALSIGTFNCYLFVAFPSYAQIWAILNRPMFIVSGIFFLFDSIPQPFRDYLWFNPMVHIIGLTRAGIYPTYEASYVSVPYVVGLSLVLLLVGLHIMRRYLRDAMNL
- a CDS encoding sugar transporter, which gives rise to MAGPTRVRARHWGILFSFICLVLAPIAATIYYMVFIAVDQYESRVGFAVRAEETKSALDVLGGLTGLSSASSSDTDILYEFIQSQEMVERVNAQLDLRAAFTKPDFDPAFTLTQDSSIEDLVEYWPRMIRVYYEGSGLIEVRTFAFERETAHRLAELVFLESSRKINEMSAVARSDATLYAAEERDKSIARLIEARKALTAFRIENQIVNPEADIAGQMGLLSALQSQLATELIERDKLVLISQDTDPRLEQFARTIEVIEARIAAERQKLGLGGQGANDSGNPEQGYAAVIGEYEELLVDRTFAEQTYLSSLSAYDAAVSEAQRTSRYLTAYLRPTMPETSTAPKRLILTVLIGGFLLIVWFILLLVYYSLRDRR
- a CDS encoding glycoside hydrolase family 99-like domain-containing protein → MKRSGLFDRRFYTEVNPLIHWVFKLFPERHFALFGEAAGLYPNPDFSPKAYLKHNPDIQGSAIPPFDHYLRIGRHEQRITKDLPADVGGQNMPLPKLRGAAANPADYAVVIHVYYHELWEEFDARLKLLDFDFDLFVSLTYKGDESDALAERIRADWPQARVLPMSNHGRDIFPFIHVINSGLLSPYKAICKFHTKKSPHRQDGDHWRQHLIDGILPETGTRALLERFVAEPDAAFWVADGQHFNDTQWWGSNKTKTIELLQRIEIPVDLDRLSFPAGSMYWLKPQIVTLLRGLQLGAEDFDPELGQTDGTVAHAIERVLGVMTDAAGLRILQSSEIAALPDPAPAPDTPDYVSAFYLPQFHPTPENDAWWGAGFTEWMAATRARPNFVGHAHPVLPADLGFYDLRVTETLGQQAALARDAGIDAFCVYHYWFDGTRILEAPIDRLLTRPDVDFPFYLCWANESWRRNWDGMTGEVLLNQSYTPGFAANLAESLIPYFNDPRYQRPDGTRPRFVIYRPEDMPDPAGAVAEMRDTWRRLGIGEVELGAVLFHIEGESPVAQDLFDFWVEMPPHGLVGSDDYLFGGPDGNQMQAGVMPSFSGLIYDYNAVRETSLSARYANALPANTIAGIMPSWDNTARRGRDAHMAYGANPVSFERWLRGTLQQRLGRSYRNELFINAWNEWAEKAMLEPTQQFGAANLDVLRRNL